The window CGGTATTTTTCGTTGACTGCGTGCCGCCAGCTTATCTCTTCCGCCTCCAAGAGTGGTTGTGCGGCGCTGTGCGCAAGAGGTGAGCGTGCGGCTATGGCTGATCCTGAGGTAATGCGTGACGCCGAGTTCTCCGGGGATGCTTGCTGGCTCTGCCGTTTTACGGGGTGCTCCAGATAGGCGTTGAAAGCAGCGATGGCCTCCTGGTAACGAGTGGTTTGCTGTTGCGCCTGATTTTGAAAACGTTTTCTTTCCAGGTCGAATTTAAATTCCAGATTTCTATTTTCAACCCACAGATAAATGGCCGCCGTCGCACAGATGAGCGCGCATGCCGACATGCTGACTGAGAACTTGGTCATATCCATGACTCCCGTATTTATTGAAGTTGTAGTGATCATTTATTCATCAATGGGCGTTAAGCGCATTGAATGTTAGTTAATCTACCAGGGCCGTGAAAACCGGTTAAACGGCTTAGACTTGTTGAGTGATCAGGTGTCTAGCCATGGCGACTGGAGGAGGAGAACTTAGGGGATGGAGCGATTAACGCTCCAGAGAAGCGCGAAGAAATCTAGTCACCTGCTTCTCATACTCTTGTGCAGAAAAGTCATAGAAATCCTGATGATGAGCGCCTGTCACCGGCCAGAAGGACTTGGGTTTCGGAGCATTAGTGTAAAGGCGTTTTGATTCCGGCAATGTCGTGTGTTCATCTTCTGTACCGGCAATGATCAGGACCGGCGCCTGCACACGCTTGATGGCCTCTTCCGGCTTCAAATCATCCAGGCTGACGCCTAAACGCAATGGGATCTGTGCGGTTAACAATGGCGTGAGCCATTCTCCCAGCGCGCCGAGTCGCATAGAAAGACGATTGCTGACGGCTTGTTCGATGTTTGGGTAAACGGCTTCCAGAACGTAAGCGTCCGCAGGGGCGGGCGACTGTCCCAGCAAGCTTGCCGCGCCGCCGAGAGAGACGCCAATGATCGCGACTTTGGCGCATTGACGTTGCTTGCGTAAGTAGGCGACGGCGGCTTTGACGTTGTCGGACTCCCGGTAGCCGAAGGTGATTTGCTCCCCCGGGGTTTCTCCATGGGCCTGAAGATCTATCAGCAAAGAAGAATATCCTGATTTCTGCAGGAACAGAGCGCGTCTGATCATGCTGGTGCGATCGGAACGTACGCCATGCAGAAGCAGCACACATTGCTGGCTGGCGGCGGGCGCATACCAGCCGCTGACGCCATCAAACTTAACCGCTTGCGCATTCAGAGAGGCGGGGGGCGAGGGAAGGGCGTGATTGACGGAGGCGGATAGCGCGCCACCGGCGGTCCACACTGCCGCGAGACCCAGCACTAATGCGCCCGTGGCGAAAGCGATACGTTTCTTGAGATTTTTCATGGAAATTAGGGACTGCATTGCATCGATAGATATTCACATTATTAACATGGCAATGATATTGGCATGTTAATCACCAGGCGCATGGACGCGCCTGCGCGGCGACAAGCCGCGGGAGACAGGGCCTGACCTGTGCAGGCCCTGTCGTTGCAGACAAATAGAAGGAAGCTATTTGTCTGCCGGATTAATAGCGCCAAAACGCCTATAGCGGGACGGGGACAAGTATGTCGATTTGCGGCCCTTTCGGAAACTGGTTATTTCAGGTTTAGACAATGTGGCGGGGTAAGACGACGCAGCGTTGAGCTGCGCCGAAACAAAGAAAAGAAGGAAGAATTTAGCTTTGCAGATTCTCGTAAAGACCCGTAATGGTCTCCATATTTTTCAGCATGCCCTCTGTGGTGGTGGCGATGATGAAAGGCACAAAGTTCTGGCCCTGCATCAGCTGAAACCCGGAGCGAGAGAAGCTCCATTGGGAAATCACTTTGTCCAGGGCGGCGTTAATGTCCTGGTTGTTGATTTTCGCCTGACGCAGTTCATGTAGCGCCTGATCATATTCCTGCACGGCCTGGGTAAAGCTGTTCTGTAGATCCGCCTGCTCCAGATTCCAGCTCAACGCGGAGTAATAAAGCGCGATGCGTTGGGATAGCATCCGTTGTCGGCCGGAGAGGTTGATCATTTTGTTCTTGGGATTGCCGGACTGTTGCTCCAGAGACTGCACGATTTTATTGCTGAGGGCGAGAACGCGCTCTCCAGCGCTGATCAGCTCAATAGCCTTGTCTTTCGTGGGCTTAGCCGTCGCTAATTGACGAAATCCTGTCCACTCCTTGCGCACGGACTTGAGCTGTCCCGAGATTTGCGGCGACTTGGAGTAGGCTTCCAGTTCTCCTAATTGCTGTTCGAATAAGGCGACGCTCTCTGTAAGCTGGCTTGAAGATTTATCCGGTTGAATATCCTGACCTATCAGTAAATAGGACTTCACGATTCGCTGACTCAACATACGTTGGCGCCCTGCCTTGTTGATGGCTTCGTCCAGGTCGGTAATGTCTGCGATAACAATGTGGCTCCAGGATAGTGCGAGCAGGGAGAGAACAAGCAGACTAAAGTTCCTTATATGGCGCATATACGTTTACCTCATGTGATTCAATCTGGTGCAGTCTAAGTTAAAGCCTATAAATATCAGATGGTTACGGCGCGATAACTGAGTAGGTAGTTAACGCATCGCTGATCTGGCGCAAGTTAGGCGCCAAATGAACTGGAAATTTGTGGGTATGGACAAAGAGCTGTTTTTGAGATTGGAAAAATGCGTTTAGAAACAATAGGAAAGATAGGAGCTATCGCGTTTTGGGATGAAATTGAGAACTTCGAAGCGATGAGCTGCGCCTGCTGAATGCGAGAGGGAGAAGTGACTGAGTAAGCGGGAAAAAGAGTGCGGCTTGCGCCGCACTAAACGAAGAAGACGAATAAAACAGAAACTCAGTTTTTGAGTTCAATCCTTGCGGATTAGCTTTTCAGACCTGCGTACATGTCGGAAATCTTGCGCATGCTTTTCAGCATGCTTTCAGTGGTCGTCGCGATAACGAAGGGGACGAAATCATGACCGTCCATTTTTTCGAAACCAGAGTGGGAGAATGACCACTGCGAAATCACTTTATCCAGCGCCTTGTTGATATCTTCGCTGTTGGCGTCCGCTTTACGCAGTTCGCTCAAGCCCGCATCGTATTTTTTGACGGCGGCTTTAAAATCGTTTTCCAGGTCGGAAACGCCCAGGTTCCAGCTCATTGCAGAGTAGTACATGGCGATTTTCTGGGACAGCATGCCTTGTTCGTTGGAAATATTGATCAAGCGGCCTTTCGTGCTGGCGACTTGTTTTTCCAGGTTGCTGGTGACGCCCTGGGTCAGGCTCAACAGCTCTTCGCTTTGCTGGATCAGTTTTGCTGCGTTTTCCTGGTTGGGCGCGGTGGTGGCCAGTTTACGGAAAGCGGTCCACTCTTTGCGGACGGATTTCAAATCCCGCGCCATTTCACCTGCTTTCAAATAACCTTCCAAGTCGGCCAGTTGGGATTCAAATTGCGCCACACTGTCATGTAATTGAATCGAAGATTTATCAGGAAGAATGTCCTGACCCATCAATAAATATGCTTTAACGATTCTTTGACTCAACATTCTTTGTTGACCCGCGATGTCCAGAGCCTGATCCATGCTCGATATTTCCGCGTGAGCCAGGCCGGCGCCGAATGCGGTAAGTGTGACAAGTAAGAAACAAATCTTTCTGAACGACTGCATTAAAGTTTACCTAGTGCTAAAAATGGCGTGCATATTGAAGGATTTAGATCAAAAATCAAGCGCCAAATGGCTTTTGACATATAAGTAATTTACGAAGTCAATAGATGTTGTTCGTTTCCTGTCAAATATATGTGTCAATATGTTTTGTAACAGTGAGTTTAATGCACATTTATGTAACTAAAAGTTGCATTTCAATGAGGAAAAAGAGGCGGGTATATAATTCGTTATACTGTATTATTTTTAATAAATTTTACATTGTTTTTCTTTTACGAATTGTACGTCACGTTTTTATCGCCATGTGTAATGATAGTTATGTTTGAAAAAGCATCAGTGGATGGCTGCTCTTCACTGCTCTTTGATTAAAAAAGCGGCCGGATTCTCGTAGGTTTGTTCAGCATACTGGCCTATAGATGAATAAAATTAGTTCTGATAACAAAACATTATAAAAAAATATGAAGGGCGGCTGAGTCGGATTGACGCTAGCTTCAGTATCCGGTCACGCGCGCGGCGGGGCGCCCTTTCCCAAAACGAATAAGTACCAAGGCGAGGCTGCGGTGACTGTCAGCAATAACGAGTTTAAGGAGACGGCAAGATGGCCCTGGCGGATATTTTTAAACAGAATGCGAACAAGTCAATTACCGTGACCGGCGCGGAATCCTCAAATATTTCTCACGCTACCTACAGCGTCAAATGCAACAACATCCAACGCAACTGTTATCTGGTGAATCAGCTTGAGCGGGCCAATCTGCAGGAAGGCGCGCATGCGGCGGGCGGCAAAACCGTCACCGTCGCCACTGCTCATAACGGCAACTGCTATTGGTTGCCCTGGCGGGGATGGCGCGCAGTTGTGGGACAGCTTCAAGGCGCCTGTAACTTCTTCGTTACCGCCAATTTGACCGGATGCTGCTTTGTGGTGTCCGGTAATCCAGTCTCCCCCTTTGTGGTGCATATGAATTGCCAGCCCGCTAATGAAGGTCTGGTGAACTTTCCCAACAGCGGGGATATCAAGGAATTCAACTTTGATCTGCAAGCCGCGCAGGATCAGTTTTATGGACAGGTAACTGAGCAATTGATCACTAACAACGTGATTTCCCATGCGGGACTGCAAATGTTGAAGCCCAGCGACTACGGAGCCAAGGCGCGGGAAGGTTACGCCACGCCCACCAGCGTATTCGGCGTGCGTACTGGCGGTCTGTGGACCCTTTACTACAACGTAGGCAAGGGAGGCGGCCCCGGCATTACCCGTGAGCTGTTCCCGAATTTCCAGCCTCTTTGATAGCGCGCTTTCCTTTCTCGTATTTGTACAGCCGGCGATTCAACGCCGGCCTGTCTCTGTGTTTTCCTGGATTCTCATCTCTCTGCGCCTTTCATTACAGTCGTTGGCGTCCCGTTTATAAACCCATAGGTTAGTGGCATAATCCCGACGGCAATCAACAGGTTGCCGCCATGCAGGCATGGGAGCGCCATCCACGCGTTGCGCGATGAGATGGAAAATGGAAAACACGGAAAGCTTTTGTTATGAAGAATTTGCTGATTGTCGGTAATGGAGAGGCCTTCTCGGAAGAGTGCAACACCTCATTCCTGTTGCAGTCCGCCGATAGCTCCATTCTTATCGACTGCGGTTATCAGGTTCCACCCCGCTTATGGGCGGGCGATTTGCACCAGAATATTGATCTGGTTTTGCTGACCCACCACCATGCGGATCACTCCTTCGGAGTCGTACCTTTGCTGGTCCGCTATCTGGAAGAAAAAAGAACCCGTCCTCTGAAGATCTGGGGACCGGCGGGCACGGAAACATTCATTAAAAGTCTCCTTGAGCACGGCTACCCTGGCGTGTCCAAGTATTTCAAGTACACGATTGAGTTCGCCGAGTTTGGCGCCCTGGACAGTAAAAAATACGGGGATGTTTCCATTCGCTGCGCGCCCACCGTACACTCTATCCCGAACTTATTGTATCGACTGGATTTTGACGGCCGCTCCTTCTCTATATCCGGAGATGGCAAGCTGACGCCGGAAGCCGTTGAGCTGATTCAAGGCGTCGAACTGCATTTGCAGGAAGTCTACGAGCTTAACAACAACATCCCCAGTCACTATTCATTCAGCGAAGTGCTGCAACTTGCTCAATCCGACGTGGCCGCCAGTGTTGGCGTCACCCACATGTGCCGGAATGAAATCAGCGTCATTACTGAGACCTACGATAAGTTAGTAAGGGAGAATGAGATTGAAAAGGACAAACTGTTTATCACCCGTTCGGGGCAAACTTTCGAATTTTAAAACCAGTGCGCTGCTGACGGCCGGCGCTTGTGCGTTGTCGCTCAACGTCGCCGCCAAGGAAATCTTCGTCATCAATAAAAACGCCGCGGACTATCGCGTGGTGGAGACGAACAAAAGCGCCAAACGCATCGACGTATACTCCAATACGCCGCATCGATATCTGAACAGTGAGAAGAAAGAGCACGTTTTCACTGGGGTGCCGGTGAGCGAGTTAGGGCCCAAGGAGTGGCGTTACGATAACGTTTACTTTATCGGCGACGATGACTACATCACCTTCATGCCTGCGCAGATCGCCAACAATCCGCAAACTATCTTGGCGAGCGCTAAGGACGCGGCGCCATTGAGCAAGCGGGACGGCGAAGTGCAGGTTATTCTTCCTACTCGCGAAGAGGCGAAAGTGGAGGATAAGTATCTGAAAAAGGCCGCTTTCTGGGCCTGGTATGTGAAGGCGGTGGTTTACGGCGATCTGAATAACACCCTGCAATATGGCGACGCCGCTATCGACATGACCAACGTCATGGGCGAGCCTGCGCAAGCCTATAAGGCCCCTTCCGTATTTTCCTACGATCCTATCGTTTGCCCGGATACCTATCAGGTGTCGGTAAAAGACCTGGACCCCGGATTTGATAAAGGCAAAGTCGAATTCCTGCAATTGAACGGCAATCAGCGGACGTATGGCGCGGGAGACGTCATGCTGATTTTTTCCAAGGAGGACACGGCGCTGCCTATTGAGTGCGGCGGCCCCTATGCGGTGCGCAAGGGCGAAGAGTATATCTACAGCGTATATTCTTTTAAGGGAATTTAATCAGCTAACAAAGTGCGTCTAACAATATGGATAGTTTTAGAAAGTACTCGTTTCAGCGTTGCATCAAGTTTACGGTTCTGGTCGCTTTGTTTGGATTCGCGGTTTCCTTTTTCGTACACCAGTATCAGGTGCTGGCGAACTCGATCAAGGTTTCCGATCAGACTTCCGGGTTGATTAACCGGCAGCATATTTCCGTGCTGCTTGGACGGGGCAACTTTGTCCATATTGAAGACGCCTTGGCGCAGCTGGTTAAGGAAAGTCCTCTGCTGTTCGCTTATGTGCTGGACGCCGATGGCAAAGTGGCGGCGACCAGTCACAAATCCGCCGAGGTTGACGTTCCCTGCTGTTATGACTGGGAAAACCTTGAGGATAGCGCGTTTAAGTTTGAGGGGACGCCTGCGGCGCCTTTTGAGGCGGTAGAGGATGGCGTTTCCTTTATTCGCAAGGTAACGCCCGTGCTTGAGCACTCCTCGGGAGAAGAAATCGGTTCGCTGGTGACTTTTCTCGCACCGCGGATGATCAAGCGCGAGCACCTCGTGGATACTCTGATTATCAGCTCCATGGCGCTGATCTTTATCCTGGCGACCGGTGTGGCGCTTTCATTGTTATTGTCGCGGGCGCTGACCGCCCCGGTGAGGGAACTGACGCGCTTCGTTGACTCAGTGGACGACACAGACGCCAAGGAAGAATTAAGCCGACTGGGGGCGCATCAGTTCGCCGGCAGCAACATTGTGGAAATGCGGCAGTTGCTGCAGTCGTTTCTGGCCTATCGCGAAAAAATTCTCGATCACAAGAACATCCTTGAAGCGCAGGTGCGGGAGAGAACCCATGCGCTTGAAGTGGCGGTTGAGGAAAATCGCATGCTCGGCAGGACGCTGCGCACTGCGTTGGAAAGCGAGCGCAAATTGATCGCCCAGGAAATTCACGACAACTTCAACGCCACGCTGGTCGCTATCAAAATGTACTCTCAGAAAATTGAGCAGTTGGCGCGGGAAGGCGGTGAAGATGCGCAGATCGCCGGCATGGGGAGAAAAATTACATCCATCGTCACGGATGCCTACAGTTCGGCCAGAAGTCTGGTTTCCCGGCTACGGCCTGAGATTATCGATACGCTTGGTTTAAGCGGAGCCTTGGAGGAGCTGGTTAACAATTACAATCAGTCCTCAAATGGGTGTTCGTTTCTGCTGTCGATTGGCGACCACTGCGACAACCTGGACGAGGAGCGCAACATCGGCATTTATCGCATCGTGCAGGAAGCTGTCACCAATGCGGTCAAGCATGCTGCGGCGAAAGAAGTGGCGATTTCCTTGCATCGTCCCAAAGACTATGAACTGGTGATTCAGGACGATGGCGTGGGCTTCAAACCCTCGCAGGAGAAGGATGCGGGCATTGGACTGATCTCCATGCGCGAACGCGCCATGAGCCTGGGCGGACGCTTTGAGTCGGAAAACACTCGGGCGGGCGCTCGCATCAAAGTGTCAATTCCCGCCTAAATGCGTCCTTCCAGAGCAGGTATGCCGACCCGCGGCGGCGTCACGTAACTGAAACGTTTGCGGTATTGCTCCATCGTGCATCCGGTGGCTCGTTTAAAGAGTCGCCGGAATGAGCTGATGTCTTCGTAACCGACCTCCCAGATGATTTCATTCGACGATTTGAGCGTCGTCTCCAATTGATGCTTCACCGCTTCCACCCGTAGTTGTTGCAGGTAATTGATCGGGTTCTCGCCGGTGGCTTCCTTGAAGCGGCGTTTGAAGGTGCGTCCTCCCAATCCGGCCAGCGCCGCCACATCATCCACGGAAAAATGCTCGGCGTAGTGAGACTCCATCCATTCCTGCGCCTTTTTTACGGCGTTGTCTTTGTGGGACTTGTAGCCATAGAACGTGATGTAAGGCGTTTGTTGTTGGCGTTTGCTGTCAAACAGGTGCAGTTTGGACACCGCTGTCGCCAGCCCTTGCCCGGCGAAGCGTTCGATCAGATGAAAGCTGAGATCAATATAGGCGGTGGCGCCGCCGGCGCAGATGATGTCGCCGCTATCGATGAGCAATCGATCTATGTCCAGCCTTATTTCCGGGTAGCGCTGGCGGAAATGTTCTGCGGCGCGCCAGTGGGTGGTGACGGTTTTGCCTTCCAGAAGTCCGGCTTCGGCCAGAACGAAACTGCCGGTGCAGGCGCTGGCGACGACAGCTCCGCGCTCGGTATGGCGGCGGAGCCATTCATAAGCTTCATGAAATTGCGCCAGATGCTCAGGCAGGGCGGCGCCTGCTGTAATTGCTTCAATCGCGGAAGCGACAATGATCAAGTCCGGCTCCGCCTCCTCGAACGCCGCATTCGGAGCGATAGCCATACCGTTGTAGGCAATAACAGGCTGGTCATTCTGTGTCACGACTTTGATGTTGAAGTACGGCTCCAAAGGGCGTTTACCGGCGGCTCCGGACAGTCGGGCGTGACAGTAATTCGCCGTGGTGAATATATCCAGAATGCCATGTACGGAGGCGGCGGCGCAGTGGGGGAGGGCGAGTAAAACGATCTTCATGGGCGACTCCTTCATCCAATTCGGTAGCGAAAAAAGAAAAGATGAAATGTCATAAAAGGCAATTTAAGTGTCAAATATGACACTCCCGCTAATGCATTGCAATCCTTATCTTGTAGTCATAGCCGCTGCGACAAAGCCACGAAAAACGGCGCGACGCCGGCGATTGTATCCAGCAAGTTAAGAGGAGAAGCCCCATGTCCGCGAACATTCCCCTGGTTGTCGCCCCATCCAAGCCACTGCGGGAGCCGCAGGCTCCCTTCGCTTTGAAGGCCATGCGCTGGGCGATACGCGCCTATGCCCGTATTTCCTCTCAAGGCGCAGGCCTAATGCTGAATCGCTTGTGGTTCACGCCGCAACGTTATGGATTGGACTCGCGTTTTGACGCCCTGTTGGACAAGGCGGATGTGTTCATGAATCTGAAAGTGGGCGCGTTGACGATCCCCGTCTATAGCTGGGGAAGCGGCCCGGTAGTGCTGTGCGCCCATGGCTGGTCCGGCTCCGGCGTGCAGTTTGGCGCGATGGTGAAACCCTTGGTGGAAAATGGATATCGGGTTGTGGCGTTTGATGCGCCTGGTCATGGGCGGGCTCAAGGCGTGCGCACTAATGTACTGCAGATGCGGGATGCGATCCTGCAAGTGGCGGCGCAGACCTTGGGCGTTCACGCCGTGGTCGCGCATTCTTTGGGATCTATCGCCACGGCCATGGCTGTGCGGGAGGGATTGTTGACCAACAAAGTCATTATGCTGGCGCCGCCGGCGGATATGCAGGTGGTGCTGGATGTGTTTCAACAGCGCTTACAGGTTCCAGATGCAGTGATGCGCGCCCATTGCAAACTGATGGAGCGGGAGTTTGGCGATGACATTTGGGATCGTTTGTCATTGATGAAAAACGTTCCGTTCATCCAGGCGGAAGGAATGATCGTATCAGATGTAGATGATGCGGAAGTTCCTGCTGCGTACGGTGAAGCCCTCGCCCTCAAATGGCGCGGTAGTCGTTTCTTGCAGACCGCGGGACTGGGGCATTACCGGGTACTTCGGGATGACAGCGTCATCGAGGAAGTAGTGAAGTTCATAAACCAACTCCCTGATTGACGCCGGTGAGGGACATTGCGGTTACGGGACGGTCCCCTCGGTCAGACCGGCGCAGCGACGATACGACGTAATGATGTTTAGGTGAGCGCGTATCGTCGCCTTTTTGCGGTGGCTAAACTTGCTGGTTAGGGATCTACGGCCTCCAGCGCAACCGGGACGTATTTGTGATAGGGCGTTTTGGCGATGGGATCGCAGTGATCTGCGTCTGTCAGCATGTTGATCGCCGGACCATTGCGCAACTGTCTTCCTTGCTCATCCTGATAGAGCATGCCGAAGCCGTGAGGCAACGTCAGTACTCCAGGCAGAACGCTCTCATCCGCTGAGGCGATGGCCTCCACTGCTCCACGTCGGGAACGGCAGCGCACTTTATCCCCGGAAACCAGTCCCAGCTTGGCCAGATCTGATGGATGAATGCGCAGCAGGCCCTCCTTGTCCGTCTTGCGCCACTCCGGGCCGCGATAGATCTGGTTGGCGTTATAGGCGCGGCGTTCGCCAGCGGCGAGGATGAACGGATAATCCTTGTCTTCACTGAGCGCCTCTGTTTTTAAACGATCCAGCCACTCAGTCAGTTCGGGTATATACAGGTTTATTTTGCGATCCCCGGTCTTTATCAAATTCCAGGTCTCCTCCACCTTGAAGGTGGCGATGGGCGCGGGTCTGGGGCTCTCCAGAAAACGATTGAACAGCGCCAGACCCAGTGTGTAGCGCTTGCCTTGCAGCCCGGTACGGCGGACTTGCGAGCCGAACTTGGCGGCGTACATCTGGCAGACGCCCCAAATCGCCGCGGCGGATTGCATGCCTTCCGGCAGCGCTTTGCCAAGGGTGGCGTATAAAATGACCGGCACGTATTTGCTCCACTCTGGATGGCGTTTCAGCGCCGCCGCCAGCGCTAATGGAAAGGCGCGGCTGACGGGCAGGCGACGGTCCAGTTTGGCCGCCTTTTCCAGTAACGGAAAGCGGTCGGGAATCGCCCCGAGGCCCACCAACAGGCGTCGGTAGATTTCCGGCTCGGGAAGCGTGTCGCCGCTGCGGGGCAGTATGGGACGTCGCAGATGGTAATAGTTGGTGGGGAAACCAAATGTGAAATAGGTGGACTCCACTTTTTCAAACTGGCTGTCCGCCGGCAATATGTAGTGCGCGTGGCGGGCGGTTTCCGTCATCGCTACATCAATCACCACCATCAGCTCCAGTTTCTCAAATGCGCTCCGATAGGCTTCCGTGTCAGCGGCGGATAAGGCGGGATTGGCGCTGTCCACCACTAAGGCGCGGATGCGGTCGGGATGATCGCTATCAATTTCCTGGGGCAAAATGTTGGGCGGAAACAGCTTGGCGATGCCATACATCCCGGTGACGGCGGTTTTCTTGTCCTCGGCTTTGGAATGACCGATCAAAGGGGCGAATTGCGCCATCAAGTGATTCCCGCCCTGCTTATTGAAATTGCCGGTTACGAGAAACAGTAATTTTTCCAGATAGGAATTCAGCGTGCTGTGTAAACTGTGCTGTATGCCAAGGTCGGCTCTGACTGTCGCGGATTTAGCGGTGGCGAAACCTCGCGCGACCTGCCGCGCTAACTCGGGATCGACGCCGGCGATGGTCGCGTATTGCTCCACCGGCAGATCAATGAAATGGCGGCGCAATTCATCGTAGCCATGGGTGTGTTGGCTTAGGAAGCCTGTGTCTTCCAGTTTTTCCTGGAAAATGACGGCGATGAGGGTGGCCAGCAGGTAAGCGTCCATACCGGGGCGCACCCGTAAATGAATATCTGCGTCTTTGGCGGTTTCGCTGACGCGCGGATCAATGACCACCAGGGTGCGGTTGGGATCTTTCTTGTAGGCTTTCAGCAGGTCCCGGGTTTTGCGCACGCCGTGGGCCATATAAGGGTTGGCGCCCAGTACGATGCAGTATTCGGAGTGTTCCATCCCTTCCAGCACAAAGCAGCTTTCGCGGCCGAACAGTTTTCCGTTTACCCAGAAGTCCCCTGTCTTTTCCTGCGCCAGCGCGGTGTATAAATAGGGCGTATCCAACGCCGCCCGCAACGCCCCGGAATAGCTGCCGCCCAGGTGATTGCCCTGGCCTCCGCCTCCGTAATAGGCGAATGCGCCGCCCCCATGTTGGGCCTTGATGGCGCGCATGCGAGTGGTGATCTCGGCGATGGCCGCGTCCCAGGAGATAGGAGCATATTCGCCGTTTGGCTGGCGTTTTAGAGGCTGTCGCAAGCGGGCTGAGTGATTCTGGTAGTGATCAAGCTTGGCGGCTTTCTGGCAGATGTAACCCTCTGAATTCGGCGCCAGTTTATCGCCTCTGACCTTGACGATGCGTCCCTTGTCCACCTGCATTTCCAGGCCGCAATTGATGCTGCATAGAATACATGCGGTAGGTCGCCATTCCTGTTGATCGGTTTGTCTTTCAGCGGTTTCGGCGCCATGCATGATCAGTCTCCTTTCTTGTTAGTTCTATTTTGGAACTTTCAAAATAGTAAATTCCAAACTGGAACCTGTAAAGCTATACTTCCCATCAATCTCCACTTCTCTTCCGCTAACCCATATAAGACGCGTCTTCGCCTATGCGCTGGAATGAAATCCAAGATATCCCTTGTTCAATCGCACGCACCTTATCGGTCATCGGCGACCGCTGGACTCTACTGGTTATTCGCGAGGCGTTTCTGGGCGTACGCAGGTTTGAACAGTTTCAAAAGCGCCTGCAGATCACGCGCCATCGCCTGTCGGACCGCCTGAACAAGCTGGTGGAAAGCGGCGTGCTGCGCAAAGCCTTGTACCAGGAGAGTCCTGCTCGTTATGAGTATAGGCTCACCCGCAAAGGGATGGACTTATACCCCGTGATTCTCGCTATGGCGGGGTGGGGCGATAAATATATGGCTGGCGATGCGGGTCCGCCGGTGGAGTATGTTCATCTGGGTTGCGGTAAGAAGATGACGGCCACGCTGGTCTGCTCTGAATGTGGTGAGCCGATAGACGCCAAGTCTGTGAAACCCATGCTGGGTCCCGGGCTTAGCGGGTTGGCGAAAAAGGTGGGCGAATAAACCGGGCCCACGACGTCTGCTGCTTTTACCTGGCGCCTGTGTTCTGCTTGCGCTGAGATAATTTCCGTTTCTCCGTTTCTCCGTTTCTCCGTTTCTCCGTTTCTCCGTTTCTCCTCTGTCACACATCCATTTCCTGTCTGCCCTTCTTTGAGAAATGGTTGTTGTTCAAATCAAATTTGGAAATTAACCTCCCATTCTAATTAGAGTGCTAAATATTGGCTGTTTACAAAAAATTACAATCACTGAATTCGCTTCTGTATCTTGCTCTTAAATCTTTGTAATTAAAGTAATTTAATCTTCTTTTCGTTAGTCTTCTCGCCTTTCGCCCCCTGATTTTCAAAATTGAAATATTGAATTCAAACTATTAGGGTGTGTTTTTAATTGAACATTCAATCAATAAAAAATGCCCAAAATCGTCGTTGAAGCGGAGAAAAAAGAGCAGCTTATCGAGGCCACCCTGAAG is drawn from Hahella sp. KA22 and contains these coding sequences:
- a CDS encoding alpha/beta fold hydrolase; this encodes MSANIPLVVAPSKPLREPQAPFALKAMRWAIRAYARISSQGAGLMLNRLWFTPQRYGLDSRFDALLDKADVFMNLKVGALTIPVYSWGSGPVVLCAHGWSGSGVQFGAMVKPLVENGYRVVAFDAPGHGRAQGVRTNVLQMRDAILQVAAQTLGVHAVVAHSLGSIATAMAVREGLLTNKVIMLAPPADMQVVLDVFQQRLQVPDAVMRAHCKLMEREFGDDIWDRLSLMKNVPFIQAEGMIVSDVDDAEVPAAYGEALALKWRGSRFLQTAGLGHYRVLRDDSVIEEVVKFINQLPD
- a CDS encoding molybdopterin-dependent oxidoreductase, coding for MHGAETAERQTDQQEWRPTACILCSINCGLEMQVDKGRIVKVRGDKLAPNSEGYICQKAAKLDHYQNHSARLRQPLKRQPNGEYAPISWDAAIAEITTRMRAIKAQHGGGAFAYYGGGGQGNHLGGSYSGALRAALDTPYLYTALAQEKTGDFWVNGKLFGRESCFVLEGMEHSEYCIVLGANPYMAHGVRKTRDLLKAYKKDPNRTLVVIDPRVSETAKDADIHLRVRPGMDAYLLATLIAVIFQEKLEDTGFLSQHTHGYDELRRHFIDLPVEQYATIAGVDPELARQVARGFATAKSATVRADLGIQHSLHSTLNSYLEKLLFLVTGNFNKQGGNHLMAQFAPLIGHSKAEDKKTAVTGMYGIAKLFPPNILPQEIDSDHPDRIRALVVDSANPALSAADTEAYRSAFEKLELMVVIDVAMTETARHAHYILPADSQFEKVESTYFTFGFPTNYYHLRRPILPRSGDTLPEPEIYRRLLVGLGAIPDRFPLLEKAAKLDRRLPVSRAFPLALAAALKRHPEWSKYVPVILYATLGKALPEGMQSAAAIWGVCQMYAAKFGSQVRRTGLQGKRYTLGLALFNRFLESPRPAPIATFKVEETWNLIKTGDRKINLYIPELTEWLDRLKTEALSEDKDYPFILAAGERRAYNANQIYRGPEWRKTDKEGLLRIHPSDLAKLGLVSGDKVRCRSRRGAVEAIASADESVLPGVLTLPHGFGMLYQDEQGRQLRNGPAINMLTDADHCDPIAKTPYHKYVPVALEAVDP
- a CDS encoding helix-turn-helix domain-containing protein; amino-acid sequence: MRWNEIQDIPCSIARTLSVIGDRWTLLVIREAFLGVRRFEQFQKRLQITRHRLSDRLNKLVESGVLRKALYQESPARYEYRLTRKGMDLYPVILAMAGWGDKYMAGDAGPPVEYVHLGCGKKMTATLVCSECGEPIDAKSVKPMLGPGLSGLAKKVGE